One Phaseolus vulgaris cultivar G19833 chromosome 11, P. vulgaris v2.0, whole genome shotgun sequence genomic window carries:
- the LOC137829177 gene encoding DNA repair RAD52-like protein 1, mitochondrial isoform X2: MASGFVKLEKLSRVGGAFRFGQWNRRHSKLSYRAATESEKMEEEEVPTSGISRPLSEILKELNKKVPDSLVRTRLEKDGFPIRYIPWHLVNRILNLHAPEWSGEVRNITYSADAKSVSVVYRVTLYGTDAESGMWKVFWAIEHQ, encoded by the exons CTTCAGGATTTGTGAAATTGGAAAAATTGAGCAGAGTTGGAGGAGCATTTAGGTTTGGGCAATGGAATCGGCGACATTCGAAGTTGAGCTACAGAGCAGCAACAGAAAGTgagaaaatggaagaagaagaggttCCCACTTCTGGAATCTCTAGACCTCTCTCTGAAATACTCAAAGAGCTCAACAAGAAAGTCCCTGATTCTCTCGTCAGAACTCGCCTCGAGAAAGATGGATTCCCCATCAGATACATTCCCTG GCATCTTGTGAACCGCATTTTGAATTTACACGCTCCTG AGTGGTCTGGTGAGGTTCGGAATATCACCTATTCCGCTGATGCCAAGTCTGTCTCCGTCGTCTACCGAGTTACCCTTTATGGGACTGATGCTGAG
- the LOC137829177 gene encoding DNA repair RAD52-like protein 1, mitochondrial isoform X3: MASGFVKLEKLSRVGGAFRFGQWNRRHSKLSYRAATESEKMEEEEVPTSGISRPLSEILKELNKKVPDSLVRTRLEKDGFPIRYIPWHLVNRILNLHAPGMSGLVRFGISPIPLMPSLSPSSTELPFMGLMLRYLGNQLGLLQ, encoded by the exons CTTCAGGATTTGTGAAATTGGAAAAATTGAGCAGAGTTGGAGGAGCATTTAGGTTTGGGCAATGGAATCGGCGACATTCGAAGTTGAGCTACAGAGCAGCAACAGAAAGTgagaaaatggaagaagaagaggttCCCACTTCTGGAATCTCTAGACCTCTCTCTGAAATACTCAAAGAGCTCAACAAGAAAGTCCCTGATTCTCTCGTCAGAACTCGCCTCGAGAAAGATGGATTCCCCATCAGATACATTCCCTG GCATCTTGTGAACCGCATTTTGAATTTACACGCTCCTGGTATG AGTGGTCTGGTGAGGTTCGGAATATCACCTATTCCGCTGATGCCAAGTCTGTCTCCGTCGTCTACCGAGTTACCCTTTATGGGACTGATGCTGAG